The following coding sequences are from one Uranotaenia lowii strain MFRU-FL unplaced genomic scaffold, ASM2978415v1 HiC_scaffold_815, whole genome shotgun sequence window:
- the LOC129760896 gene encoding muscle-specific protein 300 kDa-like isoform X1: MYQSYNEYNNQLDQIFINCEDRDMLKLWKQYLMFVEPFILGDLPSDYDELLRTENILIMVCHLLDDLKRSLQKQTQIEPSLAELYNALNEQHSNNLERIQKKLSATRECLLQWEKYKAAKSHLDRLLLDIENTRNTLKLEYINLRKICMLINKISHLSSKFSEIETSQRDLRREMKQLISRCNGENVICQLESDENSASKKIIKLGESIDNWYKFLTAVSELNIRFEQRFEEIFQSLVELDESLKCITDENMSVSQHHLNMLKNEQLRLDSIQVSLFGVLKDRNELKNCISSFDARLIEKRMKNLVDFYDKMKYTITTLLNKLDTRMQNQKMFVQCCSANIAWIDDFEKRINNSSRLQSCEDNAGFIKTMEEMIEQQISFRECEIIWLKHVGEELLSGMDESAENNEIAAQLALLNYKWSNLMRLCKERSQKVSEINMTIISLQQRISQIKLWIEQIEAQLKEPFVINNMEKTNLDCLLDDYEKLQRSIEQNSCNIAEVLNLHEILFTDVESWNVYINRKHIHHDMNDIEQRWKNICLETSKRKQNLLSLWNMLLEVHKITDSYHSWVKQTDEYLCGLETNSSNIHIEQTIEILDYLDSQIRQIDSLESVQQTFRKIYIELFRNECIDRKNIVALLMIPKTTLITWESLYSRAMKIKTDLESLRNTYMAFITEYENIILALTDIDVQVTNMKHLKNQNEETSEKKLKRLQQLHNEFYSILDMFEKQDVRGSNLLQMISNENVESYSVQQKMEEYHQFANSIKSNLDVLLEEASQCCSATEINEKDFGAQVNTLPALCITAKDAYYYQLETALTEARDHLSHLQRYVEEINSNNFMTSVHQISKASAGCESTIELVKHLHGLLKSEHKVSDEDPICKDVEVACEQYRKLVLEWQTKQQKLEELRSFPAAYIFKCIHNDDYLTCPLCTKRNWQQIDIDLWRLEQWILMAEASQKSQPSSPPTDIDSLEDAIQDHREFLLDLDSHKSIIKSLNIVGEHLAIHTRDTEKALKLRNRLQEDTQRWDKVCQQASVWQSQLSQSLMENKEFHRTVTELCLWLENTEQKIKKSESIDLTSDKTIIEKKYKIFWELRADLMRCEPRIVSLHETTSQLTKCLETNKLQKFDEIYAKLTDLRMRFQSMRKLVEMYTIKIRTAIDAGLDLDGVVDEQECLQDDSGSHIQVSAHEYNANAPGSPEDDNINTTVLTRSYRLLGRVLRASLPIQAMLLLLLGVATFIPHGEDYSCSLTNNFARSLEPMLRYPNGPPPI, translated from the exons ATGTACCAATCATATAACGAGTACAACAATCAGCTcgatcaaattttcatcaattgtgAAGATCGCGACATGTTGAAACTTTGGAAGCAATATTTGATGTTTGTTGAACCTTTTATTTTGGGAGACTTACCAAGCGATTATGATGAACTTCTCAGAACGGAAAACATTTTGATCATGGTGTGTCATTTATTGGATGACTTGAAAAGGAGTTTACAAAAGCAAACCCAAATTGAACCATCCCTGGCAGAACTATACAATGCCTTAAATGAACAACACAGCAACAATTTAGAACGCATACAAAAGAAGTTAAGCGCTACCAGAGAGTGTTTACTCCAATGGGAGAAATATAAAGCAGCAAAATCTCATCTTGATCGGCTACTTTTGGATATCGAAAACACTAGAAACACATTGAAATTAGAATACatcaatttgagaaaaatatgtatgttgataaacaaaatttcccACCTTAGCTCAAAGTTTTCTGAAATAGAAACATCTCAAAGAGATTTGAGAAGGGAAATGAAACAGTTAATATCACGATGCAATGGAGAGAACGTTATCTGTCAATTGGAATCTGATGAAAATagtgcttcaaaaaaaattatcaaactcgGCGAAAGTATTGATAATTggtataaatttcttacagcaGTATCCGAGTTGAACATTCGATTTGAACAGCGCTTTGAAGAAATATTCCAAAGCTTAGTTGAACTCGATGAATCTTTGAAATGCATAACAGATGAAAATATGTCCGTATCACAACACCAtttgaatatgttgaaaaatgaacaACTTCGCTTGGATAGCATACAGGTATCATTATTTGGTGTTTTGAAAGATAGGAAtgagttgaaaaattgtataagtTCCTTTGATGCACGTCtaatagaaaaaagaatgaaaaatcttGTTGATTTTTATGACAAAATGAAATATACAATAACAACCTTACTCAACAAGCTCGACACACGAATGCAAAATCAGAAAATGTTTGTTCAATGTTGTTCAGCAAATATAGCTTGGATAGATGATTTCGAAAAACGTATCAACAATTCGAGTAGGTTGCAAAGTTGTGAGGATAATGCTGGATTTATAAAAACTATGGAAGAAATGATTGAACAGCAAATATCATTCAGAGAATGTGAAATAATTTGGCTGAAACATGTAGGAGAAGAATTATTGTCTGGTATGGACGAGAGTGCTGAAAACAACGAGATAGCTGCTCAGCTAGCTCTTTTAAATTACAAATGGAGTAATTTGATGAGACTCTGCAAAGAACGTTCCCAAAAAGTTAGTGAAATAAACATGACGATAATTTCCCTACAACAAAGAATAAGTCAAATAAAACTTTGGATAGAACAGATCGAAGCCCAGCTCAAGGAACCATTTGTCATCAACAATATGGAGAAAACTAACTTGGATTGTTTACTCGATGATTACGAAAAGCTGCAAAGATCAATTGAACAAAATAGTTGTAATATTGCCGAGGTTTTGAACCTACATGAAATTCTATTTACTGATGTAGAATCATGGAACGTGTACATTAACAGAAAACACATACATCACGATATGAATGATATAGAACAAAGATGGAAGAATATTTGTTTGGAAACTAgtaaacgaaaacaaaacttGCTTTCACTGTGGAACATGTTATTAGAAGTACATAAAATCACAGATTCATATCACAGTTGGGTAAAGCAAACTGATGAATATTTGTGTGGTCTAGAAACCAATAGTTCAAATATTCATATTGAACAGACTATCGAAATCCTTGATTATCTCGATTCTCAAATCAGACAAATAGACAGTCTGGAGTCTGTACAACAAACGTTCAGGAAAATATATATCGAGCTTTTCAGAAACGAGTGCATTGACAGGAAAAACATTGTCGCATTACTTATGATTCCTAAAACTACATTGATAACATGGGAATCATTATACTCTAgagcaatgaaaataaaaacagatttggAAAGTTTACGAAATACGTATATGGCATTCATAACGGAAtatgaaaacattattttggcCTTAACAGATATCGATGTGCAAGTAACAAATATGAAGCatctaaaaaatcaaaatgaagagACTTCAGAGAAGAAGTTGAAACGTTTGCAACAGCTTCATAATGAATTTTATTCCATCcttgatatgtttgaaaaacaagaTGTACGAGGTTCAAACTTGTTACAAATGATTTCCAATGAAAATGTTGAATCATACAGTGTGCAACAAAAGATGGAAGAATACCATCAGTTTGCCAACAGCATTAAATCTAATTTAGATGTGCTATTAGAGGAAGCATCGCAGTGTTGTTCTGCTACAGAAATCAATGAAAAAGATTTCGGTGCTCAAGTGAATACGCTACCAGCTTTGTGCATCACCGCTAAGGACGCCTATTACTATCAGCTTGAGACAGCTCTCACCGAAGCTCGCGATCACCTAAGTCATTTGCAACGATATGTGGAAGAAATCAACTCCAATAATTTTATGACTTCTGTACACCAGATATCGAAAGCATCAGCAGGTTGTGAATCTACTATCGAACTGGTGAAACATCTCCATGGCCTTTTGAAATCCGAGCATAAGGTGTCTGATGAAGATCCCATCTGCAAAGATGTTGAAGTTGCATGCGAACAATACCGTAAACTTGTTTTAGAGTGGCAAACAAAGCAGCAAAAACTGGAAGAACTAAG GTCTTTTCCTGCTGCTTACATTTTCAAATGCATTCA CAACGACGATTACCTTACGTGTCCGTTGTGCACAAAACGGAACTGGCAACAAATTGACATTGATTTGTGGCGTCTCGAGCAATGGATTCTTATGGCTGAAGCATCACAAAAATCTCAACCCTCAAGCCCGCCTACGGATATTGATTCGCTCGAAGATGCCATCCAGGATCACCGGGAGTTTTTACTTGATCTTGATAGTCACAAGAGTATAATTAAATCTCTCAACATTGTCGGAGAGCATTTAGCAATCCATACAAGGGATACCGAGAAAGCTCTGAAGTTGAGAAACCGTTTACAAGAAGATACACAACGATGGGATAAGGTGTGCCAACAGGCCTCCGTGTGGCAATCACAACTGAGCCAGTCACTGATGGAAAATAAAGAATTCCACCGAACAGTGACAGAACTGTGCCTTTGGCTGGAGAATACagagcaaaaaatcaaaaagtctgAATCGATAGATTTAACCTCCGATAAAACAATTATAGAGAAGAAATATAAAATCTTTTGGGAACTTCGTGCTGATCTAATGCGATGTGAACCGCGAATTGTCAGTTTACACGAAACTACTTCACAACTTACTAAATGCttggaaacaaataaattacagaaatttgatgaaatttatgcAAA GTTGactgatttgagaatgagattTCAATCTATGAGAAAGTTGGTTGAAATGTACACCATCAAAATAAGAACCGCTATTGATGCAGGGTTGGATTTAGATGGAGTAGTAGATGAACAAGAATGT TTGCAGGATGATAGCGGATCTCACATACAAGTATCAGCACACGAGTATAATGCAAA TGCCCCCGGAAGTCCAGAAGACGACAACATCAATACAACTGTGCTAACCAGAAGTTACCGACTATTGGGTCGTGTCCTGCGTGCTTCCTTACCAATCCAAGCAATGCTGTTGCTGCTTCTTGGTGTTGCCACCTTCATACCCCACGGTGAAGATTATTCATGTTCGTTAACCAATAACTTCGCTAGGAGTCTAGAGCCAATGTTGCGTTACCCAAATGGACCTCCTCCGATTTAA
- the LOC129760896 gene encoding muscle-specific protein 300 kDa-like isoform X2, giving the protein MYQSYNEYNNQLDQIFINCEDRDMLKLWKQYLMFVEPFILGDLPSDYDELLRTENILIMVCHLLDDLKRSLQKQTQIEPSLAELYNALNEQHSNNLERIQKKLSATRECLLQWEKYKAAKSHLDRLLLDIENTRNTLKLEYINLRKICMLINKISHLSSKFSEIETSQRDLRREMKQLISRCNGENVICQLESDENSASKKIIKLGESIDNWYKFLTAVSELNIRFEQRFEEIFQSLVELDESLKCITDENMSVSQHHLNMLKNEQLRLDSIQVSLFGVLKDRNELKNCISSFDARLIEKRMKNLVDFYDKMKYTITTLLNKLDTRMQNQKMFVQCCSANIAWIDDFEKRINNSSRLQSCEDNAGFIKTMEEMIEQQISFRECEIIWLKHVGEELLSGMDESAENNEIAAQLALLNYKWSNLMRLCKERSQKVSEINMTIISLQQRISQIKLWIEQIEAQLKEPFVINNMEKTNLDCLLDDYEKLQRSIEQNSCNIAEVLNLHEILFTDVESWNVYINRKHIHHDMNDIEQRWKNICLETSKRKQNLLSLWNMLLEVHKITDSYHSWVKQTDEYLCGLETNSSNIHIEQTIEILDYLDSQIRQIDSLESVQQTFRKIYIELFRNECIDRKNIVALLMIPKTTLITWESLYSRAMKIKTDLESLRNTYMAFITEYENIILALTDIDVQVTNMKHLKNQNEETSEKKLKRLQQLHNEFYSILDMFEKQDVRGSNLLQMISNENVESYSVQQKMEEYHQFANSIKSNLDVLLEEASQCCSATEINEKDFGAQVNTLPALCITAKDAYYYQLETALTEARDHLSHLQRYVEEINSNNFMTSVHQISKASAGCESTIELVKHLHGLLKSEHKVSDEDPICKDVEVACEQYRKLVLEWQTKQQKLEELSNDDYLTCPLCTKRNWQQIDIDLWRLEQWILMAEASQKSQPSSPPTDIDSLEDAIQDHREFLLDLDSHKSIIKSLNIVGEHLAIHTRDTEKALKLRNRLQEDTQRWDKVCQQASVWQSQLSQSLMENKEFHRTVTELCLWLENTEQKIKKSESIDLTSDKTIIEKKYKIFWELRADLMRCEPRIVSLHETTSQLTKCLETNKLQKFDEIYAKLTDLRMRFQSMRKLVEMYTIKIRTAIDAGLDLDGVVDEQECLQDDSGSHIQVSAHEYNANAPGSPEDDNINTTVLTRSYRLLGRVLRASLPIQAMLLLLLGVATFIPHGEDYSCSLTNNFARSLEPMLRYPNGPPPI; this is encoded by the exons ATGTACCAATCATATAACGAGTACAACAATCAGCTcgatcaaattttcatcaattgtgAAGATCGCGACATGTTGAAACTTTGGAAGCAATATTTGATGTTTGTTGAACCTTTTATTTTGGGAGACTTACCAAGCGATTATGATGAACTTCTCAGAACGGAAAACATTTTGATCATGGTGTGTCATTTATTGGATGACTTGAAAAGGAGTTTACAAAAGCAAACCCAAATTGAACCATCCCTGGCAGAACTATACAATGCCTTAAATGAACAACACAGCAACAATTTAGAACGCATACAAAAGAAGTTAAGCGCTACCAGAGAGTGTTTACTCCAATGGGAGAAATATAAAGCAGCAAAATCTCATCTTGATCGGCTACTTTTGGATATCGAAAACACTAGAAACACATTGAAATTAGAATACatcaatttgagaaaaatatgtatgttgataaacaaaatttcccACCTTAGCTCAAAGTTTTCTGAAATAGAAACATCTCAAAGAGATTTGAGAAGGGAAATGAAACAGTTAATATCACGATGCAATGGAGAGAACGTTATCTGTCAATTGGAATCTGATGAAAATagtgcttcaaaaaaaattatcaaactcgGCGAAAGTATTGATAATTggtataaatttcttacagcaGTATCCGAGTTGAACATTCGATTTGAACAGCGCTTTGAAGAAATATTCCAAAGCTTAGTTGAACTCGATGAATCTTTGAAATGCATAACAGATGAAAATATGTCCGTATCACAACACCAtttgaatatgttgaaaaatgaacaACTTCGCTTGGATAGCATACAGGTATCATTATTTGGTGTTTTGAAAGATAGGAAtgagttgaaaaattgtataagtTCCTTTGATGCACGTCtaatagaaaaaagaatgaaaaatcttGTTGATTTTTATGACAAAATGAAATATACAATAACAACCTTACTCAACAAGCTCGACACACGAATGCAAAATCAGAAAATGTTTGTTCAATGTTGTTCAGCAAATATAGCTTGGATAGATGATTTCGAAAAACGTATCAACAATTCGAGTAGGTTGCAAAGTTGTGAGGATAATGCTGGATTTATAAAAACTATGGAAGAAATGATTGAACAGCAAATATCATTCAGAGAATGTGAAATAATTTGGCTGAAACATGTAGGAGAAGAATTATTGTCTGGTATGGACGAGAGTGCTGAAAACAACGAGATAGCTGCTCAGCTAGCTCTTTTAAATTACAAATGGAGTAATTTGATGAGACTCTGCAAAGAACGTTCCCAAAAAGTTAGTGAAATAAACATGACGATAATTTCCCTACAACAAAGAATAAGTCAAATAAAACTTTGGATAGAACAGATCGAAGCCCAGCTCAAGGAACCATTTGTCATCAACAATATGGAGAAAACTAACTTGGATTGTTTACTCGATGATTACGAAAAGCTGCAAAGATCAATTGAACAAAATAGTTGTAATATTGCCGAGGTTTTGAACCTACATGAAATTCTATTTACTGATGTAGAATCATGGAACGTGTACATTAACAGAAAACACATACATCACGATATGAATGATATAGAACAAAGATGGAAGAATATTTGTTTGGAAACTAgtaaacgaaaacaaaacttGCTTTCACTGTGGAACATGTTATTAGAAGTACATAAAATCACAGATTCATATCACAGTTGGGTAAAGCAAACTGATGAATATTTGTGTGGTCTAGAAACCAATAGTTCAAATATTCATATTGAACAGACTATCGAAATCCTTGATTATCTCGATTCTCAAATCAGACAAATAGACAGTCTGGAGTCTGTACAACAAACGTTCAGGAAAATATATATCGAGCTTTTCAGAAACGAGTGCATTGACAGGAAAAACATTGTCGCATTACTTATGATTCCTAAAACTACATTGATAACATGGGAATCATTATACTCTAgagcaatgaaaataaaaacagatttggAAAGTTTACGAAATACGTATATGGCATTCATAACGGAAtatgaaaacattattttggcCTTAACAGATATCGATGTGCAAGTAACAAATATGAAGCatctaaaaaatcaaaatgaagagACTTCAGAGAAGAAGTTGAAACGTTTGCAACAGCTTCATAATGAATTTTATTCCATCcttgatatgtttgaaaaacaagaTGTACGAGGTTCAAACTTGTTACAAATGATTTCCAATGAAAATGTTGAATCATACAGTGTGCAACAAAAGATGGAAGAATACCATCAGTTTGCCAACAGCATTAAATCTAATTTAGATGTGCTATTAGAGGAAGCATCGCAGTGTTGTTCTGCTACAGAAATCAATGAAAAAGATTTCGGTGCTCAAGTGAATACGCTACCAGCTTTGTGCATCACCGCTAAGGACGCCTATTACTATCAGCTTGAGACAGCTCTCACCGAAGCTCGCGATCACCTAAGTCATTTGCAACGATATGTGGAAGAAATCAACTCCAATAATTTTATGACTTCTGTACACCAGATATCGAAAGCATCAGCAGGTTGTGAATCTACTATCGAACTGGTGAAACATCTCCATGGCCTTTTGAAATCCGAGCATAAGGTGTCTGATGAAGATCCCATCTGCAAAGATGTTGAAGTTGCATGCGAACAATACCGTAAACTTGTTTTAGAGTGGCAAACAAAGCAGCAAAAACTGGAAGAACTAAG CAACGACGATTACCTTACGTGTCCGTTGTGCACAAAACGGAACTGGCAACAAATTGACATTGATTTGTGGCGTCTCGAGCAATGGATTCTTATGGCTGAAGCATCACAAAAATCTCAACCCTCAAGCCCGCCTACGGATATTGATTCGCTCGAAGATGCCATCCAGGATCACCGGGAGTTTTTACTTGATCTTGATAGTCACAAGAGTATAATTAAATCTCTCAACATTGTCGGAGAGCATTTAGCAATCCATACAAGGGATACCGAGAAAGCTCTGAAGTTGAGAAACCGTTTACAAGAAGATACACAACGATGGGATAAGGTGTGCCAACAGGCCTCCGTGTGGCAATCACAACTGAGCCAGTCACTGATGGAAAATAAAGAATTCCACCGAACAGTGACAGAACTGTGCCTTTGGCTGGAGAATACagagcaaaaaatcaaaaagtctgAATCGATAGATTTAACCTCCGATAAAACAATTATAGAGAAGAAATATAAAATCTTTTGGGAACTTCGTGCTGATCTAATGCGATGTGAACCGCGAATTGTCAGTTTACACGAAACTACTTCACAACTTACTAAATGCttggaaacaaataaattacagaaatttgatgaaatttatgcAAA GTTGactgatttgagaatgagattTCAATCTATGAGAAAGTTGGTTGAAATGTACACCATCAAAATAAGAACCGCTATTGATGCAGGGTTGGATTTAGATGGAGTAGTAGATGAACAAGAATGT TTGCAGGATGATAGCGGATCTCACATACAAGTATCAGCACACGAGTATAATGCAAA TGCCCCCGGAAGTCCAGAAGACGACAACATCAATACAACTGTGCTAACCAGAAGTTACCGACTATTGGGTCGTGTCCTGCGTGCTTCCTTACCAATCCAAGCAATGCTGTTGCTGCTTCTTGGTGTTGCCACCTTCATACCCCACGGTGAAGATTATTCATGTTCGTTAACCAATAACTTCGCTAGGAGTCTAGAGCCAATGTTGCGTTACCCAAATGGACCTCCTCCGATTTAA